Proteins co-encoded in one Aspergillus fumigatus Af293 chromosome 6, whole genome shotgun sequence genomic window:
- a CDS encoding mitochondrial pyruvate carrier family protein: MSSSRIGLRFFQNTRAAFRNAYGPFRRPGAQGRRFQTSDAGAASAQQQSTFQRLWNSPVGIKTVHFWAPVMKWALVIAGISDFGRPAEKLSLTQNAALMATGAIWTRWCFIIKPRNILLAAVNFFLGCVGVVQVTRIFLYRRSLEGGSTKEALKDFEHEMVDSAKSVVGKAEAAVKKST, encoded by the exons ATGTCTTCTTCGCGAATCGGTCtgcgcttcttccagaacacTCGGGCTGCTTTCCGCAATGCCTACGGTCCCTTCCGTCGCCCTGGTGCCCAGGGACGCCGTTTCCAGACCTCTGATGCCGGTGCGGCATCCGCCCAACAACAGAGCACATTCCAGCGTCTATGGAACAGCCCTGTCGGCATCAAGACCGTCCACTTCTG GGCGCCTGTCATGAAG TGGGCTTTGGTCATTGCGGGTATCTCCGATTTTGGTCGTCCCGCTGAGAAGCTCTCCCTTACTCAGAACGCTGCACTGATGGCTACTGGTGCTATCTGGACTCGCTGGTGCTTTATCATCAAGCCCCGCAACATTTT GCTCGCTGCTGTTAACTTCTTCCTCGGATGTGTCGGTGTCGTCCAGGTTACCCGGATCTTCTTGTACCGCCGCAGCTTGGAAGGAGGATCGACGAAGGAAGCCTTGAAGGATTTTGAGCACGAGATGGTTGACTCGGCGAAGTCCGTCGTTGGTAAGGCTGAGGCAGCTGTCAAGAAGTCTACGTAA
- a CDS encoding putative short chain dehydrogenase/reductase: MASKRRTSIIVTGGASGIGLGITRHFAPQPNTHITILDVTDGTPILNQLGTEYPSASLSFAQCDVSSWESQAAAFEKVIAEQGHIDIVFANAGITQKGDLLANIHDVKPSKPELRTLDVNLIGVIYTVKLAAHYMAKNAPRGLGSGLSKGSIICTASNAGIYPFPTAPLYAATKSGVIGLVRSLARPLEREQIQINALAPAVIETNIAPDSALFRSMILTPMSTATRAVAQLVGDASLTGKVLELHGEEVTFAEPPAYIDEDTGTNIEMFWKLGYA, translated from the exons ATGGCCTCCAAAAGACGCACAAGCATCATCGTAACTG GAGGCGCCTCAGGCATCGGCCTAGGCATCACCCGGCACTTTGCCCCCCAGCCAAACACCCATATCACCATCCTTGACGTAACTGACGGCACTCCGATCCTCAACCAGCTAGGCACAGAATACCCTTCCGCCAGCCTGTCCTTCGCGCAATGCGACGTCTCTTCGTGGGAAAGCCAAGCAGCCGCCTTCGAGAAGGTAATCGCGGAGCAAGGGCACATTGATATCGTCTTTGCGAATGCCGGTATCACGCAGAAGGGAGATCTGCTGGCCAATATCCACGACGTCAAGCCTTCGAAGCCGGAACTGAGGACGTTGGATGTTAACCTTATCGGTGTGATATATA CGGTCAAGCTAGCAGCGCACTACATGGCGAAAAACGCACCAAGAGGTTTAGGCTCAGGCCTCTCCAAAGGGAGTATCATCTGCACCGCGTCGAACGCAGGGATCTACCCATTCCCCACTGCGCCGCTGTACGCAGCCACCAAGAGCGGTGTGATCGGGCTGGTGCGCTCGCTTGCGCGGCCGCTGGAGCGGGAACAGATCCAGATTAATGCACTGGCGCCGGCTGTTATTG AGACGAATATTGCGCCGGATTCTGCACTATTCAGGTCTATGATTCTTACGCCCATGTCGACTGCTACGCGGGCGGTTGCGCAGCTTGTTGGAGACGCTTCGTTGACGGGGAAAGTGCTAGAATTGCACGGGGAGGAGGTGACGTTTGCGGAGCCGCCGGCGTATATCGATGAAGATACAGGGACGAATATTGAGATGTTTTGGAAGTTGGGGTATGCGTAG
- a CDS encoding L51/S25/CI-B8 domain-containing protein: protein MSSKYAFSKGLKELRFLFCQTSEQSAATRSFLQRAYPTMKKHNPQTPILIREAAGTLPRVYARYGFGKEKQESLSGLSDQQIEEKVSQLVKESS from the exons ATGTCGTCCAAATACGCCTTCTCTAAAGGACTGAAGGAACTCCGCTTCCTTTTCTGCCAGACTTCGGAGCAGAGCGCTGCTACACG GTCTTTCTTGCAGCGCGCGTACCCGACTATGAAGAAGCACAACCCCCAGACTCCCATTCTGATCCGGGAGGCAGCAGGCACTTTGCCTAGAGTATATGCTCGATACG GATttggaaaggagaagcaggaatcGCTGTCTG GCCTTTCGGATCAGCAAATTGAAGAGAAAGTCTCTCAGCTGGTCAAGGAGTCTTCGTAG
- a CDS encoding putative extracellular exo-polygalacturonase, translating into MKFSYSFVQVVTLLLSLSPSVEGFTRSRNDACKPNHPFRPLPPSQPRTKTCHVVSNGHGKDDSKNIMKALHKCNNGGKVVFDANKVYTVGTALDMTFLKHIDLEVLGKIQFTNDTDYWQANSFKHGFQNATTFFQLGGEDVNVYGGGTLDGNGQVWYDLYAEDALILRPILFGVIGLKGGTIGPLKLRYSPQWYQLVANSSDVIFDGIDISGYSSSKNEAKNTDGWDTYRSDNIVIQNSVINNGDDSRNKLTEYADCVSFKPNSTNILVQNLHCNGSHGISVGSLGQYKGEVDIVQNVLVYNISMYNASDGARIKVWPGVSSAMSEDLQGGGGLGSVKNVTYNQMYIENVDWAIEVTQCYGQKNLTLCNEYPSNLTISDIHFKNFRGTTSGKRDPNVGTIVCSSPNVCSDIYAENIDVKSPKGTDNFVCTNVDKSLLDVNCA; encoded by the exons ATGAAGTTCTCGTATAGCTTTGTCCAGGTGGTGACCTTGCTGCTCTCCTTGAGCCCTTCTGTTGAAGGCTTCACTCGTTCGAGGAACGACGCATGCAAGCCCAATCACCCATTCCGGCCTCTACCTCCCAGTCAGCCGCGGACAAAAACATGCCATGTTGTTAGCAACGGCCATGGCAAGGACGACTCCAAGAACATCATGAAAGCATTGCATAAATGCAACAATGGCGGCAAGGTTGTCTTCGATGCCAACAAGGTATACACCGTTGGCACTGCCTTGGACATGACATTCCTTAAGCACATTGACCTGG AGGTTCTGGGAAAGATCCAGTTTACCAATGATACCGATTACTGGCAAGCCAACTCCTTCAAGCACGGCTTCCAGAATGCCacgaccttcttccagctgggTGGTGAGGACGTGAACGTCTATGGTGGCGGTACCTTGGACGGCAACGGACAGGTCTGGTACGATCTCTACGCAGAGGATGCGCTCATTCTACGCCCTATCCTGTTCGGCGTCATCGGCCTGAAGGGAGGGACAATCGGTCCCCTAAAGCTCCGCTATTCGCCTCAATGGTACCAGCTTGTTGCCAACTCTTCAGATGTGATCTTCGACGGCATCGATATCTCCGGatacagcagcagcaagaacgaGGCTAAGAACACTGATGGATG GGATACCTACCGTTCGGATAACATTGTCATCCAAAACTCTGTCATTAACAACGGCGACG ATTCAAGGAACAAGCTGACGGAATACGCAGATTGCGTGTCCTTCAAGCCCAACAGCACCAACATCCTCGTACAGAATCTACACTGCAACGGCTCTCACGGCATCTCCGTTGGCTCTCTCGGTCAGTACAAGGGCGAGGTTGACATTGTGCAGAATGTCCTCGTCTACAACATCTCCATGTACAATGCATCG GATGGTGCTCGTATCAAGGTCTGGCCCGGTGTCTCGTCCGCCATGTCTGAGGACCTGCAGGGCGGAGGTGGCCTTGGGTCGGTGAAGAACGTCACCTACAACCAGATGTACATCGAGAACGTCGACTGGGCTATTGAGGTGACCCAGTGCTACGGGCAGAAGAACCTGACTCTGTGCAATGAATACCCC AGCAACCTCACAATCTCAGACATCCACTTCAAGAACTTCCGCGGAACTACATCCGGCAAGCGCGACCCCAACGTCGGCACAATCGTTTGCTCCAGCCCGAAT GTTTGCTCTGACATCTACGCTGAGAACATCGACGTGAAGAGTCCCAAGGGAACGGATAACTTCGTCTGCACCAAT GTCGACAAGAGCCTTCTGGATGTTAACTGCGCATAG